CCAAAGCGAAAATCATGCTTTTGAATTCAGCTCTATCGACATGGTTTGATTCATTGATAAAACTATTCATAGTTAATTCGAGGTCATGATTTGATCTTCAACAGCTTTCTGGCAATTATTATTGAAAAGCTCATCATCGATTAAAGGCAAACCGATCTCCTTGGCACCAGACAACCTCAACAGAAACATTCCTATTCCCGCCGAGCCCGTTCCATAATCCAGACAGTATGCTGCCAATTCCTCGCCTGGAAATGCCGTGCCTTTTTCTCCATCAAATTTATACAGCAATATTCTTTCTGCTATATGCTGAGCTTCGCTTAAAAACTTCTTGTCATCAGTTTGCTGATACAAATCAAAAAAGAACTCACCGATACCCGCCATCCCAATAAACATTCCCGGATGCAAACAATATTTACCTTTAATCGCATCCGCAATCTCCAGTGCAGCTGATAAATATTTCTCTTTGCCCGTTTCCTTGTAAAACCTCAAGGCAACGATTCCAATACCAGCTGAGCCCATTCTCAAATAAGGATATTTTACTTTTGCCAAATAATTTCTTCTCCAGACTCTTTTGCCATCCAAGTATTCGGAAGCTTCCAACTCTGCATCAAACCATTTTTCAGCCAATTTCAAAGCTTTTCGATCTCTTGTTGACTGATACATTCTCAAACCAAACAATGCCGCTCCGCTTATGCCATGATACAATCCCGAATATTTCAATCCATCGACATTTTCCAACATTCCTGAGCCTTCGCCAAGATGGTTATGTAAATGGTCAAATGCCTCCTTTGCTTTCAGTAAAAATTCTTTCTTCTGTGTATGAAGATAAAATTTCAAACTCGCCAATCCCCATCCTGACACTCCGTTAAACAAATCCATTGAATCAAAAAGCTGATCCATGGAATAGACTTTTTCCATCAATTCTTTAGCCTTCTTCGTATTACCACTTTCAAGAAGTTGCACTGCAACTCCTGATAAACCGATCAACAGCCCAGGGGCAAATAACTGCGCATTAATCTTTTCAACCTTTTTCAAATACGCATCTTCAAATTTCTTAGAAACATCGCCTTTTAGCCTCATAAACTCAGCAACGCCTGCCCAGCCATAAGCATATGACATCTCATTAGTACTATGCACTCTATAATCCAGTGGCAAACCATACTTGCCATAAGGCTCGTCAATAAACTTCATTATGTGACCTTCAATATTGTCAACAATATTGCTATAATCGCTTATCGCCTCCATGGACTCCTTTACTTCCTTCAATCCATTCTCAAGCTTCTCACCCAATTCATCCATTAACAACAATGACTTCTGTGAATCATCTTTCAAAGTTTCAATTATCTGCAAAATCTCTTTTGGCAAGTCATGAGCGCTGACAACCGATCTCAAATAAGAATTCTTTGCTTGAGAATTAATCGCAAACAAATGGCATATTGGCAGCAACATATGTCCAGCCACTAAACTTACAGCAGCCCAATCACTCAAAAAATCAGGATTTTCATTTGATCCTTCAGAAAAACCTCTGGTAGTAACCCTCAAGTAATGATCTCCATTATCCAAATCGTAAGCTCCTTCAAAATCCACCAACTTTACTTTAAGCGTAGTTTTGTCGTAAAGTATATTTTGCGGAGCCAAATCGCCTATAACGACATTAAGCTCATGTATAGTTTGAACGGTATCAACCAAGTCTTTCAATAAAGTCAAATACCTTCGGCAAAAAGCTGTCTTTTTCTCTGTATCATTCCAGCCTTTTATAACAACATTTTGCTCCTCCCAATCCGCATAGCTCCCCAATGACTCATAATCAAACAGCTCTATAACTAAAAATCTATGTTCCCATTCTTGAAATGAATCTATCACTAGCGGCACTCTGCCTGATGTTTGCAGTTTTCTTAATATTTTTTCTTCATGCTCAAGTCCATAA
The Aureibacter tunicatorum DNA segment above includes these coding regions:
- the lanKC gene encoding class III lanthionine synthetase LanKC, with protein sequence MHGNIERRIAKGDLSPYLFNSSYFFSSMGEYRSEDNAYKEILDQVLGESWNTIRREVWYVSEPLDTKVEAKGFKIHVSLISDLGVDGLKKIVPVLKKHSVAFKVLVDKRVHDYFNSQACNKAACGKFITMYPSDLETFKLLMEELYSKTKELYGPYILSDKAFKDSKCLFYRYGSFLGTSKRDVFGERKTVMLDDEGGVADKRMPYFFLPDGVEDPFGEEVEYPESTILNGRYEVTEPISNHSSKGGVYLALDNNTGKEVIIKEARPYINQNSLGQKDAVYGLEHEEKILRKLQTSGRVPLVIDSFQEWEHRFLVIELFDYESLGSYADWEEQNVVIKGWNDTEKKTAFCRRYLTLLKDLVDTVQTIHELNVVIGDLAPQNILYDKTTLKVKLVDFEGAYDLDNGDHYLRVTTRGFSEGSNENPDFLSDWAAVSLVAGHMLLPICHLFAINSQAKNSYLRSVVSAHDLPKEILQIIETLKDDSQKSLLLMDELGEKLENGLKEVKESMEAISDYSNIVDNIEGHIMKFIDEPYGKYGLPLDYRVHSTNEMSYAYGWAGVAEFMRLKGDVSKKFEDAYLKKVEKINAQLFAPGLLIGLSGVAVQLLESGNTKKAKELMEKVYSMDQLFDSMDLFNGVSGWGLASLKFYLHTQKKEFLLKAKEAFDHLHNHLGEGSGMLENVDGLKYSGLYHGISGAALFGLRMYQSTRDRKALKLAEKWFDAELEASEYLDGKRVWRRNYLAKVKYPYLRMGSAGIGIVALRFYKETGKEKYLSAALEIADAIKGKYCLHPGMFIGMAGIGEFFFDLYQQTDDKKFLSEAQHIAERILLYKFDGEKGTAFPGEELAAYCLDYGTGSAGIGMFLLRLSGAKEIGLPLIDDELFNNNCQKAVEDQIMTSN